The genomic DNA ATCTGGTATTCAAAGCCGCCGCCGACCATGAACATATCATTCAATGCGCTTAGATATTCAGCGCCGATGGAAGTCGCGGCATCCAATTCGGTGTCAAAGCTGGAGCCCGATCCTTTAAGCGTGCCCGTCTGATTCATCTGATAGCCAAGCTTCGGCACAATCTGCCCTGCGAAAACGTTTGCTGCAAAAAACAATACTGATACGACTAACATTAATTTTTTCATTGCTTTCTCCCTTTAGCCCCCATGTTTAGGTTTATGAAATAAACCTGTGGGGGTTTTTTGTTTTTAAAATGAACTTTTTAGGTTTTCACCTCCTTTTTACTAATTAAAAATATACAATAATCAAATTATTTTGTCAAACCCTGATTTCTCTTATTTTTGCCTTGGCGATATCCATACTTCCAAGTCCGCGTCTTGAAGCAATTGGAATACTTCCGATATCTGAAGGCTTCATTCCGAACAAAGTTGTTGCATAAGCATCAGCTAAAACAGGATCCGCGCTTGCAATAACCGTTTTTTTCATTTCAACATCGCCTAAATCCCCGCCGGTTGGCCCGTTTCTTAAAAGGATGCGGTAAGCGTCAATAACAGTAAGATCAGGTTTTATAAATTCTGTTATTTCAACGAGTTTTTGGTCAATATCCCAGTGAATTCTTCCTCTATTTCCCCCGCAAACACCCATAAGATTTTTCATAGAAAGGGTCAAACCTGTAAGGCCGTGATCTTTAGCAATGGGAACATTTATAAAAACATCACATTCAACGGCATCCCGAAACATCGGCCAGTCAGCCATTATGGAGCCCTTGGGATATTGAGCCGGATAAAATTTCCAATCATCGCAAAAATAGATTACTCCTCCCGCTTTTTTCACTGCATCTTCAATTCCAGTATTTCTGTAAGTTCTTCTAGAGTCATTGCATGATCGGTCAAACACTTTAACGATTTTTGCCCCTGAATCCCTGCATAATTTGACGAGAGTTCCAACTACTTCCGGATTTGTATTTCCTGCCTGTTCGGGTGTTCTGTCCCATCCTATGTTTGGCTTAATAACAACTGTATCTCCCGATTTAACAAAACGGTTCATGCCTCCTAAAATTTCTATGGCTTTTCTGGTTATTACGGCAGGATTTTCTCCTTTAACAACCGCCAGGTCAAAGTTTGTTACTACTTTTCTTCCAGATCTTGGTTTTAAGGTTTGGCCGGTTGCTTTTGCAAAAGCATAACGTGCGGATTTTGTCTGCAAGGCAAGATATCCGAGCCCTGCTCCGAGAAATTTAATAAAACTTTTACGCGAAATATTTTTGTTTAAGAATTCTTTAAAATTATTCTTAACAAAAAAATTGCTAATTTTCAATTGCGTAAACCTCTTCGGTTTTATTTTGTATTTTGGATTTATAAATAACCATGGATACTATTATGCTTGCTTCATAAAGAATTGTCATCGGTAGCGCAAACAAAAGCATGTTGAAAATATCAACAGTCGGGGTTATAACAGCAGCTATTAGGAAAAGGAAAAATATCGCTTCTTTTCTTTTTTTGCGCATAAAAAAAGGTGTTATTATCCCAGCAGAAGTTAAAATACCAGAAATCACGGGTATTTCAAAAATAACTCCTCCGATGAAAATTATCGCAAGCACAAAGGAAATATAAGCATTAAGGGTAATCATTGGGGTGGCTATGCCTTCGGTCATTTTCATAAGAAAATTCAATCCGAAAGGAAGAACGATTTCATACATGAAAAGCGTCCCGATAAAAAATAAGATTGCAGCGGAAATTACCCATTTGATTATTCCGGACTGAAGGCGTTTTTCAATAATAGGTCTGATGAATTTCCAAAACTGGTAAAAAAGGGCAGGGCTGGCAAGAATTATGCCGGCAACAAGAGAAACTTT from Elusimicrobiota bacterium includes the following:
- a CDS encoding DUF362 domain-containing protein; translated protein: MKISNFFVKNNFKEFLNKNISRKSFIKFLGAGLGYLALQTKSARYAFAKATGQTLKPRSGRKVVTNFDLAVVKGENPAVITRKAIEILGGMNRFVKSGDTVVIKPNIGWDRTPEQAGNTNPEVVGTLVKLCRDSGAKIVKVFDRSCNDSRRTYRNTGIEDAVKKAGGVIYFCDDWKFYPAQYPKGSIMADWPMFRDAVECDVFINVPIAKDHGLTGLTLSMKNLMGVCGGNRGRIHWDIDQKLVEITEFIKPDLTVIDAYRILLRNGPTGGDLGDVEMKKTVIASADPVLADAYATTLFGMKPSDIGSIPIASRRGLGSMDIAKAKIREIRV
- the tatC gene encoding twin-arginine translocase subunit TatC, with the protein product MEKKRTNPDSLTLIGHLDELRVRIFYCIGFVVAAAFLSISFSKQIIEFLKIPASKIIPGFIVLKPTEVISVYIKVSLVAGIILASPALFYQFWKFIRPIIEKRLQSGIIKWVISAAILFFIGTLFMYEIVLPFGLNFLMKMTEGIATPMITLNAYISFVLAIIFIGGVIFEIPVISGILTSAGIITPFFMRKKRKEAIFFLFLIAAVITPTVDIFNMLLFALPMTILYEASIIVSMVIYKSKIQNKTEEVYAIEN